From the genome of Methylomonas sp. UP202, one region includes:
- a CDS encoding ATP-binding protein has translation MPPGQTHTYYPCPFSRGYGIPERQAWLMLKIFAIYRFMAGSLFVMLFYLRFGTSTLGTYDNTLYQFASLGYLAISVVAAPITLRHRFGYAMLAQMFIFTDIVFITLMMHASGGIASGIGMLLAISIAAGGLLIGGRCAILFAALASLAVLAEQVYAIQTRSFEPVTLTYSGMLGISFFSIAFLSVILAQRAEQSAILAQQQAQTIARLEGLNRYIIQHLQSGILIVDGERMLQLANQSALRLLDLADIPPTLADLAAPLQEAFGLWRDNPEQDFAILHLSGDREIQVRFSVLSMDGEALYLLIIEDIALYNQRLQQSKLASLGRLTASIAHEIRNPLSAISHAGQLLSEAPGLPAQEVRLTEIIQNHCQRVNCIIEDILKLSRRHFSHKQKINLDAWLTAYFSEQKFDLGGRADAFALAFVRTGLTACIDDGHLKQILDNLCANALQYGRPEAGKIRVVVDLVDEQPTIKVIDNGPGIGGEHLTHLFEPFFTTSHKGTGLGLYISKALAELNQADLGYVQDGGKSCFVLALANAENTVIEI, from the coding sequence ATGCCTCCCGGTCAAACCCATACCTATTACCCTTGTCCGTTTTCCCGAGGTTACGGCATACCCGAGCGGCAAGCATGGCTGATGCTGAAGATATTCGCCATCTATCGCTTCATGGCCGGCAGTTTGTTCGTGATGCTGTTTTATTTACGGTTCGGCACATCGACGCTGGGCACCTACGACAACACATTGTACCAGTTCGCTAGTCTCGGATACCTTGCGATTTCCGTGGTTGCCGCGCCGATCACGCTCAGGCATCGCTTCGGTTACGCGATGCTGGCGCAGATGTTTATCTTCACCGATATTGTCTTTATCACGTTGATGATGCATGCCAGCGGCGGCATCGCCAGCGGCATCGGCATGTTGTTGGCGATTTCGATCGCCGCCGGCGGCCTATTGATCGGCGGCCGTTGCGCGATCTTGTTCGCGGCGCTGGCTAGTCTGGCGGTGTTGGCCGAGCAGGTTTACGCGATTCAGACGCGCAGTTTCGAGCCGGTGACGCTGACCTATTCCGGCATGCTGGGCATTTCGTTTTTCTCGATTGCGTTCCTATCGGTGATTTTGGCTCAGCGCGCCGAGCAGTCGGCGATTCTGGCGCAACAGCAAGCACAGACTATCGCTCGCTTGGAAGGCTTGAATCGCTACATTATTCAGCATTTGCAATCCGGAATTTTGATTGTGGATGGCGAGCGAATGCTGCAATTAGCCAATCAGTCGGCGCTGCGGTTATTGGATCTGGCGGATATTCCGCCGACATTGGCGGACTTGGCGGCTCCCTTGCAAGAAGCCTTCGGCTTATGGCGCGACAACCCCGAGCAGGATTTTGCCATCTTGCATTTGTCCGGCGACAGGGAAATTCAGGTACGGTTTTCCGTGTTATCGATGGACGGCGAGGCTTTGTATCTGTTGATCATCGAGGACATCGCTTTGTATAACCAACGCTTGCAGCAAAGCAAGTTAGCTTCGCTGGGTCGCTTGACCGCCAGCATCGCCCACGAGATTCGCAACCCGCTTAGCGCAATCAGCCACGCAGGACAGTTGTTGTCCGAGGCGCCAGGCTTGCCCGCCCAGGAAGTGCGGTTAACCGAGATCATTCAGAACCACTGCCAACGGGTGAACTGTATTATCGAGGATATTTTGAAGTTGTCCCGCCGCCACTTCAGCCATAAGCAAAAAATCAATCTGGACGCTTGGTTGACGGCTTATTTCAGCGAGCAGAAATTCGATTTGGGCGGACGCGCAGATGCGTTCGCGCTGGCGTTTGTCAGGACGGGCTTGACGGCTTGCATCGACGACGGCCATTTGAAACAAATTCTGGATAATTTGTGCGCCAACGCACTGCAGTACGGCAGGCCGGAAGCGGGGAAAATCCGGGTTGTGGTCGATCTGGTCGACGAACAGCCGACGATCAAAGTGATCGACAACGGTCCCGGCATCGGCGGTGAACATCTGACGCATTTGTTCGAGCCGTTTTTCACGACCTCGCACAAAGGCACCGGGTTAGGTTTGTACATTTCCAAAGCGCTGGCCGAACTGAATCAGGCCGATCTCGGCTACGTTCAGGATGGCGGAAAATCCTGCTTCGTGCTGGCGCTGGCTAACGCGGAAAACACGGTGATAGAAATATGA
- a CDS encoding sigma-54 dependent transcriptional regulator, with amino-acid sequence MSPPVTLVVDDEPDIRELLEITLNRMDIQTRCAADLAGAKQLLASQRFDLCLTDMKLPDGDGLELVDHIQACGLPLPVAVITAHGNMDIAIKAMKKGAFDFLSKPVDLAVLRQLVNHALQASQGRAAEKERRTRDVLLGDSVPMRAIRSKIEKVARNQAPVYISGESGSGKELVARLIHQQSPRGAQPFVAINCGAIPLELMESEFFGHKKGSFTGAISDKQGLFQAAEGGTLFLDEVADLPLPLQVKLLRAIQEKKVRPVGEQREVPVDVRLLSATHKDLAKMVQEGAFRQDLYYRINVIELNLPPLRAREADIPQLTRHLLTKLAAANGLAIPDLSDAAWRALKGYCFPGNVRELENILERALALHEGNLIDVDDLNLPLGLEAAAAEDFDAQKMSLESYLEGIEKKALSSALEENRWNKTATAKQLGLTFRSLRYRLKKLGLE; translated from the coding sequence ATGAGCCCACCCGTCACGCTGGTTGTCGACGACGAGCCCGACATTCGGGAATTGCTGGAAATCACGTTGAACCGAATGGACATTCAAACCCGCTGCGCGGCCGATTTGGCCGGCGCCAAGCAATTGCTGGCCAGCCAACGTTTCGACTTATGTTTGACCGATATGAAATTGCCGGACGGCGACGGTTTGGAACTGGTTGACCACATCCAGGCGTGCGGTCTGCCATTGCCGGTGGCGGTGATTACCGCGCACGGCAATATGGATATCGCCATCAAGGCCATGAAAAAAGGCGCTTTCGACTTCCTGTCCAAGCCGGTCGATTTGGCGGTATTGCGGCAGTTGGTCAACCATGCGTTGCAAGCCTCGCAAGGGAGGGCGGCCGAAAAGGAACGCCGCACCCGCGATGTCTTGCTGGGCGATTCGGTGCCGATGCGGGCGATCCGCTCGAAAATCGAGAAGGTGGCGCGCAATCAGGCGCCGGTTTATATCAGTGGCGAGTCCGGCTCCGGCAAGGAATTGGTGGCGCGGTTGATTCATCAGCAAAGCCCGCGCGGCGCGCAACCCTTTGTCGCGATCAATTGCGGCGCGATTCCGCTCGAGTTAATGGAAAGCGAGTTCTTCGGTCATAAAAAAGGCAGCTTTACCGGCGCGATCAGCGACAAGCAAGGTTTGTTTCAGGCTGCCGAAGGCGGCACGTTGTTTCTCGACGAAGTCGCCGATTTGCCGTTACCGTTGCAAGTCAAATTGTTGCGAGCCATCCAGGAAAAGAAAGTCCGGCCGGTCGGCGAGCAGCGCGAAGTCCCGGTTGACGTGCGCTTATTGAGCGCCACGCACAAGGACTTGGCGAAGATGGTCCAGGAAGGGGCGTTTCGGCAGGATTTGTATTACCGGATCAATGTCATCGAACTGAATTTGCCGCCGCTGCGGGCCAGGGAAGCCGATATTCCGCAATTGACCCGGCATTTGTTGACCAAATTGGCCGCCGCCAACGGCCTGGCAATTCCCGATCTGAGCGATGCCGCCTGGCGAGCGCTAAAGGGGTACTGCTTTCCCGGCAATGTGCGGGAATTGGAAAACATTCTCGAGCGAGCGTTGGCCTTGCACGAGGGCAATCTGATCGATGTTGACGATTTGAATTTGCCGTTGGGGCTGGAGGCTGCCGCGGCCGAGGATTTCGACGCGCAAAAGATGTCGCTCGAAAGCTATTTGGAGGGCATCGAAAAGAAAGCGCTGAGCAGTGCGTTGGAAGAAAATCGTTGGAATAAAACCGCGACCGCCAAGCAACTGGGCTTGACCTTCCGCTCGTTGCGGTATCGGCTGAAAAAGCTGGGACTGGAGTGA
- a CDS encoding EAL domain-containing protein — protein MIASDALKEKLIIIAEHDEVSAQKIAATLKAKGFGNLRSASNGEQIYQILKPFHDQPQAVGLIVLNAKLPACKTADLCHSLANANEASVIPVVILDDENPDCSASPCPQEYENCLVYKINNPFNTQELLLAVRFLLSLHQERLLRFKQEEQLINELAAKSIIDAKLKFLVAHDELTGLFNRSSFERQLRLILNRSNKLQKDGALLFIDVDRFSLINELEGFEVGDRLLVELTILVRKMAPPGSLFARIGADEFCLFLENKTQKQARVFAETIKNAVDNFRFFTGEVCYSASVSIGIAALDNSVAAVHPGEMILHARQACNYAKNSGRDKVCLYNSEDISVKERRRDIYWVPLIRKALRENNLFLVFQPVVQLCDGNISHYEVLLRMRGENNEVITPDQFIPVAERTGLIHAIDLWVVEHAIDFLAAMPSYMSYVSLAINLSSTAFQYPDLLPTIRDKLELTWVEAGRLTFEITETAAVDNFEKTRHMINKIRALGCKFALDDFGAGFCSFNYLKTFPVDYVKIDGQFIRNLLENETDQILVKSMVEIAAKLGKKTIAEFVESASTALKLKEIGVNFGQGYAFGKPDINLLDSHKVSIAILLNGHTGQTPVK, from the coding sequence ATGATTGCCAGTGACGCGCTCAAGGAAAAACTTATCATCATTGCCGAGCATGACGAGGTTTCCGCCCAAAAAATCGCCGCCACCCTCAAGGCCAAAGGCTTCGGAAACCTCCGTTCGGCCAGCAACGGCGAACAAATTTACCAGATTCTCAAACCCTTCCACGACCAGCCGCAAGCCGTCGGCCTGATCGTGCTGAACGCCAAATTGCCGGCCTGTAAAACCGCGGATCTCTGTCACAGCTTGGCCAATGCCAACGAAGCGTCGGTGATACCGGTCGTGATCCTGGACGACGAAAACCCCGACTGTAGTGCGTCGCCATGCCCTCAGGAGTACGAAAACTGCCTGGTGTACAAAATCAACAATCCATTCAACACCCAGGAATTGTTGCTGGCGGTCCGCTTTCTGCTTAGCCTGCATCAGGAGCGTTTACTGCGCTTCAAGCAGGAAGAACAATTGATCAACGAACTGGCCGCCAAAAGCATCATCGACGCCAAATTGAAGTTTTTGGTCGCCCACGACGAATTGACCGGTTTGTTTAACCGGAGCAGTTTCGAACGGCAACTGCGTTTAATCCTGAACCGCAGCAATAAACTGCAGAAAGACGGCGCCCTGCTGTTTATCGACGTCGATCGCTTTAGCTTGATCAACGAGCTGGAGGGTTTCGAAGTCGGCGACCGTCTGTTGGTCGAATTGACCATACTGGTCCGGAAAATGGCGCCGCCGGGCAGTTTGTTCGCCCGCATCGGCGCCGACGAATTCTGTCTGTTCCTGGAAAACAAAACCCAAAAACAAGCCAGAGTGTTCGCCGAGACGATCAAGAACGCGGTCGACAATTTCCGATTTTTTACCGGCGAAGTTTGTTACAGCGCATCGGTTTCGATCGGGATTGCCGCACTCGATAATTCGGTCGCCGCCGTGCATCCCGGCGAGATGATTCTGCACGCCCGCCAGGCCTGCAACTATGCCAAAAACAGTGGCCGAGACAAGGTCTGCCTTTACAACAGCGAAGATATTTCGGTCAAGGAACGCCGCCGCGACATCTATTGGGTACCGCTGATTCGCAAGGCCTTGCGCGAAAACAACCTGTTTCTGGTTTTTCAACCGGTCGTTCAGTTATGCGACGGCAATATCTCCCACTACGAGGTGTTGCTGCGCATGCGCGGTGAAAACAACGAAGTGATCACGCCGGATCAGTTTATCCCGGTCGCCGAGCGCACCGGCTTGATCCACGCGATCGACCTGTGGGTCGTCGAACACGCCATCGATTTTTTGGCGGCGATGCCGTCTTACATGTCTTACGTGTCGCTGGCGATCAATCTGTCCAGTACCGCCTTCCAGTATCCCGATCTGCTGCCGACGATACGGGACAAGCTGGAATTGACCTGGGTGGAAGCCGGCCGCCTGACCTTCGAGATTACCGAAACCGCCGCCGTCGACAATTTCGAAAAAACCCGCCACATGATCAACAAAATTCGGGCGCTGGGTTGCAAGTTCGCGCTCGACGATTTCGGCGCCGGCTTTTGTTCGTTCAATTACCTGAAAACCTTTCCGGTCGATTACGTCAAAATCGACGGCCAGTTCATCCGAAACCTTCTGGAAAACGAAACCGATCAGATTTTGGTGAAATCGATGGTCGAAATCGCCGCCAAATTGGGCAAAAAAACCATCGCGGAATTCGTCGAATCGGCCAGCACCGCGCTCAAGCTCAAGGAAATCGGCGTCAATTTCGGCCAGGGCTACGCCTTCGGCAAGCCCGACATCAATCTTCTGGATAGCCATAAAGTGTCGATCGCGATCTTGCTGAACGGCCACACCGGTCAAACGCCGGTGAAATAA
- a CDS encoding HDOD domain-containing protein, whose protein sequence is MQLSSSLGLSVSDLLRGDIQLVSPPNVYFLLKKIIDDPQKSASDAAFVIEDDAALALKVLKIVNSAFYGFPSQVSSIAKAISLIGMRELQNLVLAMVVVERFSELPGQLLSMHDYWARNLRCALLARALDKLLGKRYADTAFVCGLIHNIGQLVFYRRIPVLAREVDLLLQSQAQPESDDEVRIEQNVIGFDHFQVGAELCRLWKLPEVIVESVRLHCYPDTLAPCADIAAIVRLANLLCRIENPYDAFTIDALGLTPDQLSVVLDDISMEFEGIFKLFYS, encoded by the coding sequence ATGCAACTTTCTTCGTCGTTGGGTTTAAGCGTTTCGGATTTACTTCGAGGCGACATTCAGTTGGTTTCGCCCCCCAATGTTTATTTTCTGCTTAAAAAAATCATAGACGATCCGCAAAAATCGGCTAGCGATGCGGCCTTCGTTATCGAAGACGACGCGGCTCTGGCGTTGAAGGTTTTAAAGATCGTCAATAGCGCGTTTTACGGGTTTCCGTCGCAAGTCAGTTCGATCGCCAAGGCGATTTCGCTGATCGGCATGCGCGAATTGCAGAACTTGGTGTTGGCAATGGTGGTGGTCGAGCGGTTCTCGGAACTGCCGGGGCAATTGTTGTCGATGCACGACTATTGGGCGCGCAATTTACGTTGCGCGCTGCTGGCGAGAGCGCTCGACAAACTGCTGGGAAAGCGTTACGCCGATACCGCCTTCGTGTGCGGATTGATCCACAACATCGGCCAACTGGTGTTCTACCGACGAATTCCGGTGCTGGCGCGGGAAGTCGATTTGTTGCTGCAGTCGCAAGCCCAACCGGAAAGCGACGACGAAGTGCGCATCGAGCAAAACGTCATTGGCTTCGATCATTTCCAAGTTGGCGCCGAGCTTTGCCGGCTTTGGAAGCTGCCCGAAGTCATCGTCGAAAGCGTCAGGCTGCATTGCTATCCGGACACACTGGCACCCTGCGCCGACATTGCCGCCATCGTCAGACTGGCGAATCTGCTGTGCCGAATCGAGAATCCCTACGATGCTTTTACTATCGACGCTCTGGGCTTGACGCCCGATCAGCTCAGTGTCGTGTTGGACGACATCAGCATGGAATTCGAAGGCATTTTTAAATTGTTCTATTCCTAA
- a CDS encoding DUF885 domain-containing protein, with product MMAASNKLRRAGFWCACLLMLRMIPAHAAETRPPAWPEFVEGFIAGYFEQQPTFAAEAGRHEFDGRLPDWSPQGLRDTERWLEAQRMLALAYPDQALTPEQRFERDYLLATVAKELFWRQVARRPYKSPQFYAGALDPNLYVSRPYAPMAERMRAFIAYAGNVPRAAAQIRANLELPLPRTYLDIGKTVFGGLAKFYEAEAKAAFADVADPELQRAFVEKVGPAAQALRELVDWLEQQRPTATDAFALGAETFSRMLADTEAVALPLPKLEQMGRADLQRNLKALAQACRRFAPAATTADCVARAEAHKPAAGPVPAASEQLKHLKAFVAERQLLTIPSDDEASVAPSPPYARWNLAYIDIPGPYEHGLPSVYYVAPPDPAWSAAEQAAYLPGQANLLFVSAHEVWPGHFLQFLHAHRAGSKFGQLFGSYAFSEGWAHYAEELMWEAGLNDGDPETHIGQLVNALLRDVRFLAAIGLHTQGWSVEQAEQMFREQAFRDPGNARQQAARGTFDPAYLNYTLGKLLIRQLRDDWSARRGGRAAWRQFHDTFLSYGSPPIPLVAKAMLASEGR from the coding sequence ATGATGGCTGCGTCAAACAAACTTCGCCGCGCTGGGTTTTGGTGCGCTTGCTTGCTGATGTTGCGGATGATACCCGCGCATGCCGCCGAAACCCGGCCGCCAGCCTGGCCGGAATTTGTCGAAGGCTTTATTGCCGGTTACTTTGAGCAGCAACCCACCTTCGCCGCCGAGGCCGGCCGCCACGAATTCGACGGTCGCTTGCCTGATTGGAGTCCGCAAGGTTTGCGCGATACCGAACGCTGGCTGGAAGCGCAGCGGATGTTGGCGCTGGCCTATCCGGACCAAGCCTTGACGCCGGAGCAACGTTTCGAGCGCGACTATTTGCTAGCGACCGTGGCCAAGGAATTGTTCTGGCGGCAAGTCGCGCGGCGGCCCTACAAAAGCCCACAGTTCTATGCCGGCGCATTGGACCCGAATCTTTACGTCAGTCGGCCTTATGCACCGATGGCCGAGCGGATGCGGGCGTTCATTGCTTACGCCGGCAACGTGCCGCGCGCCGCTGCCCAAATCCGCGCCAATCTGGAATTGCCGCTGCCGCGCACCTACCTCGACATCGGCAAAACCGTATTCGGCGGCCTGGCCAAATTTTACGAAGCCGAGGCCAAGGCCGCGTTTGCCGATGTCGCCGATCCGGAATTGCAACGGGCGTTTGTAGAAAAAGTCGGCCCGGCGGCACAGGCGCTACGCGAGTTGGTGGATTGGCTGGAGCAGCAAAGGCCAACGGCGACCGACGCATTCGCGTTGGGAGCGGAAACCTTCAGCCGGATGCTGGCCGATACCGAAGCGGTCGCGCTGCCGCTGCCGAAGCTGGAGCAAATGGGCCGCGCCGATTTGCAACGCAATCTGAAAGCATTGGCGCAAGCCTGCCGCCGGTTCGCACCGGCCGCAACCACGGCGGATTGCGTGGCGCGGGCCGAGGCGCATAAACCGGCGGCCGGCCCGGTCCCCGCCGCCAGCGAGCAGCTCAAGCACTTGAAAGCCTTCGTCGCCGAGCGGCAATTGCTGACGATTCCGAGTGACGACGAAGCAAGCGTCGCGCCGTCGCCGCCTTATGCGCGCTGGAATTTGGCTTACATCGACATTCCGGGGCCCTACGAGCACGGCTTGCCGTCGGTGTATTACGTCGCGCCGCCCGATCCGGCCTGGAGCGCCGCCGAGCAGGCCGCCTATCTGCCCGGCCAAGCCAATTTGCTGTTCGTGTCGGCGCACGAGGTCTGGCCCGGCCATTTTCTGCAATTCCTGCACGCCCATCGGGCCGGTTCCAAGTTTGGGCAATTATTCGGCAGCTATGCCTTTTCCGAGGGTTGGGCGCATTACGCCGAGGAACTGATGTGGGAGGCCGGCCTGAATGACGGCGATCCGGAAACCCACATCGGCCAGTTGGTCAACGCCTTGCTGCGAGACGTGCGTTTTCTGGCCGCGATCGGTCTGCATACCCAAGGCTGGAGCGTCGAGCAGGCCGAACAAATGTTTCGGGAACAAGCCTTCCGCGATCCGGGTAACGCCCGCCAGCAGGCCGCGCGCGGCACTTTCGATCCGGCCTATCTGAACTACACGCTGGGGAAATTGCTGATCCGTCAGTTGCGCGACGACTGGAGCGCCCGGCGCGGCGGCCGCGCCGCCTGGCGGCAATTTCACGATACGTTTTTAAGCTACGGCTCGCCGCCGATTCCGTTGGTCGCGAAGGCGATGTTGGCCAGCGAAGGGCGTTAA
- a CDS encoding IS66 family transposase: protein MDQAAQDAQVIQAKDATIHAKDLKIGALTHELAYYKRIRFSRKNESLAPLQRDVFEETWNSDISAIDEEVEQLRDDQPCDTVARPKRPRAGRQPLPEHLPRIEHRHEPESCACGHCGKDLVKVGEDISEQLDVEPAKFFVHRHIRPQYACRACETITAAPIPPAVIDGGMAAVGLLTWVLIGKYLDHLPLYRLEQIAARDGVILSRSTLADWVGRLGVALAPLADRLAWHLLQRDSLHADETPVPQLDPGSGKTKKAYLWAYRSNDLQPGPKLIVFDYQAGRGGRHVQQFLGDWRGHLLVDDYAGYKALFATTRAHPASQHPLEPCIELACLAHARRKFFDLLQTSQSPIAQAALNRIAKLYAIETEGREMTADQRKQLRAEKSLPLLTDLQAWLQQTRLRTAPNTATAKAIDYSLKRWVALSRYAETGDLPIDNNPVENSIRPIALGKKNWLFAGSERAGQRAAVIQTLLGTAKLNGLDPAAWLKDTLEKLPIWPNSRIDELLPFGDLD, encoded by the coding sequence ATGGATCAGGCAGCCCAGGATGCCCAAGTCATCCAAGCCAAAGACGCCACGATTCACGCCAAAGACCTCAAAATCGGCGCGCTGACCCATGAGCTGGCGTATTACAAACGCATCCGCTTCAGTCGCAAGAACGAAAGTCTGGCCCCGTTGCAGCGGGATGTGTTCGAGGAAACCTGGAATTCCGATATCTCAGCGATTGATGAGGAAGTCGAACAACTCCGGGATGATCAGCCCTGCGATACCGTGGCCCGTCCCAAACGCCCACGTGCCGGTCGCCAACCGTTGCCTGAGCATCTGCCGCGCATTGAGCATCGCCATGAACCGGAATCCTGCGCTTGTGGCCACTGCGGTAAAGACCTGGTCAAAGTCGGCGAAGACATCAGCGAGCAACTGGACGTCGAACCGGCCAAGTTCTTTGTGCATCGACACATTCGTCCGCAATACGCCTGTCGGGCCTGCGAAACCATCACCGCAGCACCGATTCCACCGGCGGTGATCGATGGCGGTATGGCTGCCGTCGGTTTGCTCACCTGGGTGCTGATCGGTAAATACCTCGATCATTTGCCGCTGTACCGGTTGGAACAAATCGCCGCCCGTGACGGGGTGATCCTGTCCCGCTCCACACTCGCCGACTGGGTCGGACGACTCGGTGTCGCTTTAGCGCCCTTAGCCGACCGCTTGGCTTGGCATTTGTTGCAAAGGGATAGCTTACATGCCGACGAGACGCCGGTGCCGCAACTGGATCCCGGCAGTGGTAAAACCAAGAAAGCCTATCTGTGGGCCTATCGCAGCAATGATCTGCAACCGGGACCGAAGCTTATCGTCTTCGATTATCAAGCCGGTCGTGGCGGCCGGCATGTGCAGCAGTTCCTGGGCGATTGGCGCGGCCATTTACTGGTGGATGACTATGCGGGCTATAAAGCCCTGTTTGCTACGACCCGTGCCCATCCCGCATCGCAACACCCGCTAGAGCCGTGTATCGAACTGGCCTGCCTGGCGCATGCGCGGCGCAAATTCTTCGACCTGTTGCAAACCAGTCAGAGCCCTATCGCACAAGCAGCACTGAATCGCATCGCCAAACTGTACGCCATTGAAACCGAGGGCCGCGAGATGACAGCTGACCAGCGCAAACAGCTACGCGCCGAAAAAAGCCTGCCGCTACTGACAGACTTGCAGGCTTGGTTACAGCAGACCCGATTGCGCACCGCGCCCAATACCGCCACGGCCAAAGCCATCGACTACAGCCTGAAACGCTGGGTTGCCTTAAGCCGTTACGCCGAAACCGGCGATCTGCCTATCGACAATAATCCGGTCGAAAACAGCATTCGCCCCATTGCCTTGGGTAAAAAGAATTGGCTGTTCGCTGGTTCCGAACGCGCCGGACAACGGGCCGCCGTTATTCAAACCCTGCTAGGCACCGCCAAACTCAATGGCCTCGATCCGGCCGCCTGGCTAAAAGACACCCTGGAAAAACTCCCCATCTGGCCCAACAGCCGCATCGACGAACTGCTGCCGTTCGGTGATCTGGATTAA
- the tnpB gene encoding IS66 family insertion sequence element accessory protein TnpB (TnpB, as the term is used for proteins encoded by IS66 family insertion elements, is considered an accessory protein, since TnpC, encoded by a neighboring gene, is a DDE family transposase.), producing the protein MSGLIDYPAQIWLAVAPVDMRRGLDGLSAIVQQSLGHAPCAGSAFIFRNRAGNRLRLLVWDGNGVWLCQRRLHQGSFVWPRVGDAVFALTQAQWHWLIAGVDWQRLSAQPQADWQV; encoded by the coding sequence ATGTCTGGCTTGATCGATTATCCCGCGCAGATTTGGTTGGCGGTGGCGCCGGTGGACATGCGGCGTGGTTTGGATGGCTTGTCAGCGATTGTTCAACAGAGTCTGGGGCATGCCCCGTGTGCCGGATCGGCGTTTATCTTTCGTAATCGTGCGGGCAACCGGCTACGGTTGTTGGTGTGGGATGGCAATGGGGTTTGGCTGTGTCAGCGCCGTTTGCACCAAGGCAGTTTTGTCTGGCCCAGGGTGGGCGATGCGGTGTTTGCGCTGACGCAGGCGCAATGGCACTGGTTAATTGCTGGAGTCGATTGGCAACGCTTATCCGCCCAGCCCCAAGCCGACTGGCAGGTGTGA
- a CDS encoding IS66 family insertion sequence element accessory protein TnpB translates to MAVTSKWRQHIEEWQGSGLSQVEYCVQEGINVRTFTARLCDYRKRPAVEPVALVPVQIEQPEPASVATPAAAAMVLTDVDGYRLEISSSVSAGWVAELLRCLA, encoded by the coding sequence ATGGCCGTTACATCGAAATGGCGTCAGCATATTGAAGAATGGCAAGGCAGTGGTTTGTCGCAGGTTGAGTATTGCGTGCAGGAAGGCATCAATGTACGGACATTTACTGCCAGACTGTGCGACTATCGCAAACGGCCTGCGGTAGAGCCGGTCGCTTTGGTGCCGGTGCAGATTGAACAGCCTGAGCCTGCTTCTGTGGCGACACCCGCAGCTGCGGCTATGGTCTTGACCGATGTCGACGGTTATAGGCTGGAGATTTCGTCTTCAGTATCGGCGGGCTGGGTAGCCGAGTTGTTACGATGTCTGGCTTGA